The following are encoded in a window of Amaranthus tricolor cultivar Red isolate AtriRed21 chromosome 2, ASM2621246v1, whole genome shotgun sequence genomic DNA:
- the LOC130805430 gene encoding uncharacterized protein LOC130805430 produces the protein MVEIVVLKKEIIYQLYYVIILIRCPVKSLARFKSVCKEWNSIISSPEFVHSHFNFSKSNPNFVETLILSHLYDNRNFELRKRRTTIKNINGEEQHDDVWDTIPIRQQQIFRVSNVVVIGSCNGLLCIYIQTDSSDCYGIWNPCISHFRKVLSPKCDIPATGFGYVDEDYKIFLFEAGCYDFAILAVNVYSLKSNSWTEISLQKTSCKTDSITRMTPSNIGDSSLHVTASVGEYAKHLVEIWSFEDEEKTQTWTMVFKLNVSHFRWFVDERIQVVAFTKAGKIVMRKGYKLFMVDLNRDPLTFVVIRKVGVVFSYHESLVSPYNYKPVRKKVGDTYHSYRFIEQGRTILGDR, from the exons atggtGGAAATAGTAGTGCTAAAGAAAGAAA TTATATAccaattatattatgttataatccttaTTAGATGCCCCGTAAAATCCCTTGCTCGATTCAAATCTGTTTGCAAAGAGTGGAATTCCATCATTTCAAGCCCTGAGTTTGTGCATTCCCATTTCAATTTCTCAAAATCAAACCCTAACTTTGTCGAAACCCTAATTCTTTCTCACTTATATGATAATAGAAATTTTGAATTGCGTAAGCGCCGTACAACAATCAAGAACATTAACGGTGAAGAACAACATGATGATGTTTGGGATACAATACCTATCCGACAGCAACAAATATTTCGAGTGAGTAATGTAGTAGTTATCGGTTCATGTAACGGTTTGTTATGCATTTATATTCAAACAGATTCTTCAGATTGCTATGGCATTTGGAATCCCTGTATAAGCCATTTTCGTAAAGTACTCTCACCCAAATGTGATATACCTGCCACAGGTTTTGGATATGTTGATGAAGACTATAAGATTTTTCTCTTTGAGGCTGGTTGTTATGATTTTGCAATTCTTGCAGTAAATGTCTACTCTTTGAAATCTAATTCATGGACTGAAATTTCTCTACAAAAAACCTCA TGTAAAACTGATTCAATTACCCGAATGACACCATCTAATATTGGAGATTCGTCCCTTCATGTAACTGCTTCTGTTGGTGAATACGCTAAACACTTGGTAGAAATCTGGAGTTTTGAGGATGAGGAAAAAACTCAAACATGGACAATGGtgtttaaattaaatgtttcaCATTTTAGGTGGTTTGTAGATGAACGTATACAAGTTGTTGCATTTACAAAAGCTGGAAAGATAGTTATGCGAAAGGGTTATAAACTTTTCATGGTTGATCTAAATAGGGATCCTTTAACGTTTGTGGTAATAAGGAAGGTAGGTGTTGTATTTAGCTACCATGAGAGCCTTGTTTCTCCATACAATTACAAACCAGTAAGGAAAAAGGTTGGGGATACATACCATTCATATCGCTTTATTGAACAAGGACGTACGATTTTGGGTGATCGATGA
- the LOC130805431 gene encoding protein MITOFERRINLIKE 1, chloroplastic-like — protein METSTTISLNSTSNHHFKTLFGHLNSILISPKTPKSAINGVSFSPFLSTSISMELKLQKPTIKHTNNLSVFDRALIGACAGGSAGAFTYFCLHPLDTIKTKLQMKGASQIYKNTLDAIVKTFQDKGIISGFYSGISAVIVGSTISSALLFGTCEFGKSFLSKFEDFPSVLIPPTVGVMGNIVSSAIMVPKELITQRMQAGAKGKAWEIILKIIEKDGIIGLYTGYSATLMRNLPNGVLSYSSFEWLKTGVLKKGKKKKLSALESVYCGALAGAISASLTTPLDVVKTRLMTQIHGVGVSNKVGETVKQILMEEGLVGFSRGMGPRLVHSACFSAIGYFAFETARLAILDQYLKLQNHQSSKDKDILFDGS, from the exons ATGGAAACTTCAACTACAATATCTCTTAATTCAACCTCTAATCACcattttaaaaccctttttggTCATCTAAACTCCATTTTAATCTCCCCTAAAACCCCAAAATCCGCCATTAATGGTGTTTCATTCTCTCCTTTTCTCAGTACCTCCATTTCCATGGAGCTCAAACTCCAAAAACCCACCATTAAACATACCAACAATCTCTCGGTCTTTGATCGCGCCTTAATTGGAGCGTGTGCAGGAGGATCAGCAGGAGCTTTTACATACTTCTGTCTTCATCCATTAGACACCATTAAAACAAAGCTTCAAATGAAAGGAGCTAgtcaaatttacaaaaataccCTTGACGCCATTGTTAAGACCTTTCAAGATAAAGGGATTATTTCTGGGTTTTACAGTGGAATATCAGCTGTAATCGTTGGATCAACAATCTCTTCTGCTTTATTATTTGGAACTTGTGAATTCGGAAAATCATTTCTCTCAAAGTTTGAGGATTTTCCATCTGTATTAATCCCTCCTACAGTTGGTGTAATGGGAAATATTGTTTCTTCTGCAATCATGGTGCCTAAAGAATTAATCACACAAAGAATGCAAGCGG GTGCAAAAGGAAAAGCATGGGAAATTATACTGAAAATTATAGAGAAAGATGGAATAATAGGGTTGTATACAGGTTATTCAGCTACACTAATGAGAAATTTACCAAATGGGGTATTAAGTTATTCATCATTTGAATGGCTAAAAACAGGAGTTTTAAAGAAgggaaagaagaagaaattgagTGCATTAGAGAGTGTTTATTGTGGAGCTTTAGCCGGGGCGATTTCGGCCTCATTAACAACGCCATTAGATGTGGTTAAGACAAGGTTAATGACTCAAATTCATGGTGTTGGTGTTAGTAATAAGGTTGGGGAAACTGTTAAGCAGATTTTAATGGAGGAAGGATTGGTTGGTTTTAGTAGGGGAATGGGGCCTAGACTTGTTCATAGTGCTTGTTTTTCTGCAATTGGTTATTTTGCATTTGAGACTGCTAGACTTGCTATTCTAGACCAGTATTTAAAGCTTCAAAATCATCAGTCGTCTAAAGATAAGGACATTCTTTTTGATGGTTCTTAA
- the LOC130806159 gene encoding RNA-binding KH domain-containing protein RCF3-like yields MRVGPGLYPTVVTILCQDAKIGRVMGKSGSIINTITQHTGAWIEIYNLIPGDKERINEVSDTIRRDPDGRMPKFSAAQNALIWIHHRILEIEGYMDGGGNNNYKRVVTKLVVSKLHVGSLMG; encoded by the coding sequence ATGAGGGTTGGTCCGGGTCTATATCCAACAGTGGTGACTATACTCTGCCAAGATGCGAAGATAGGAAGAGTAATGGGAAAATCAGGAAGTATAATAAACACAATTACACAGCATACTGGAGCTTGGATTGAAATTTATAATCTAATCCCTGGAGATAAGGAGAGGATTAATGAGGTTTCGGATACGATTAGGAGAGACCCGGATGGGCGGATGCCGAAATTTTCGGCAGCGCAAAATGCGTTGATTTGGATCCATCACAGAATTCTTGAGATTGAAGGGTATATGGATGGAGGTGGAAATAATAACTATAAGAGGGTAGTTACTAAGTTAGTTGTATCAAAATTGCATGTTGGGAGTTTGATGGGTTGA
- the LOC130806213 gene encoding RNA-binding KH domain-containing protein RCF3: MDRSRSKRSYYYDHQDYDPEPFSRTRPRYNSSAPNQHHYPGSRNRGGGGGGGGGFGDRSGGGFGDRGGGGGGFGDRGGGGGGFGDRGGGGRMGVKVGSVSGSGSDPSMVTTSYRILCHDMKAGGVIGKSGSIIKAIRQHTGAWINVHELVPGDEERIIEISDTRRRDPDGRMPAFSPAQEALYLIHERLLESEGYVDGEGDFGRGGNTNNGRVVTRLVVSRLHVGSLLGKGGKIIEQMRVDTKTQIRILPRDHTLPRCVSMGEEIVQVIGDMNSVKSALAIISSRLRESQHRDRSHHQGRYNSEDRFIEEDFNPNMNRKSSMDGGPYSSRLHSNSSNNRGNSYSSRSGGHMYESEGAPYTENFQPSFEDLVFRILCPNDRVNSVVGESSGIMDLLQNEIGVDVKVSEPIDGFDERIITVSSDEGPDDELFPAQEALLHIQTRIVDLVPDKDNFVTTRLLIASSDIGCLNEGDGALSELKKLTGADVEVLPRDKVPSFISSSDELVQIVGEIKVAREALVEVTARLRSYMYKEFLQRDMRPPPEPTPGSYGNGPSVPESAGNNHGPAYDSLAIDSPAVKSQNVQSTAAPVPNKDAGLSSSETSKPNESDRRDDSVNSRREDTATSLNSGRIQVPMVTRSTLEVVIPEYAVTRLMGKSKNKLAQISELSGANVTLVDDGPETEKVIRIRGTPEQAEKAQSLLQGFFLSIQEDN, encoded by the exons ATGGACAGATCAAGATCTAAACGGAGCTACTACTATGACCATCAAGACTATGACCCTGAACCCTTTTCTAGGACAAGGCCCAGATACAATTCCTCTGCTCCTAATCAACACCATTACCCTGGAAGTCGGAATcgaggtggtggtggtggtggtggaggaggATTTGGTGATAGAAGTGGTGGAGGGTTTGGTGATCGAGGTGGTGGCGGTGGAGGATTTGGTGATAGAGGCGGTGGCGGAGGAGGATTTGGTGATAGAGGTGGGGGTGGTCGAATGGGAGTAAAGGTTGGTTCGGTTTCAGGTTCAGGTTCGGATCCATCAATGGTGACAACTAGTTATAGGATACTATGCCATGATATGAAGGCAGGAGGGGTAATTGGAAAATCAGGAAGTATAATAAAGGCAATTAGACAACATACTGGAGCTTGGATAAATGTTCATGAGCTTGTGCCTGGAGATGAGGAGAGGATTATTGAGATTTCGGATACGAGGAGGAGAGACCCTGATGGGAGAATGCCCGCATTTTCGCCAGCTCAAGAGGCATTGTATTTGATCCATGAGAGGCTTCTTGAGAGTGAAGGGTATGTTGATGGGGAGGGAGATTTTGGGAGAGGTGGAAATACTAACAATGGGAGGGTAGTCACTAGGTTGGTTGTATCAAGATTACATGTTGGGAGTTTGTTGGGTAAAGGAGGGAAGATTATTGAACAAATGAGGGTTGATACAAAGACTCAAATTAGGATTCTTCCCCGTGATCATACGTTGCCTCGTTGTGTTTCGATGGGGGAGGAGATTGTTCAG GTTATTGGTGATATGAATTCTGTGAAGAGTGCCTTAGCTATTATCTCATCGCGCTTGAGAGAGAGCCAGCACCGTGATCGTAGTCATCACCAGGGGCGATATAACTCAGAGGATCGGTTCATTGAAGAAGACTTCAATCCTAACATGAATCGTAAATCGTCTATGGATGGTGGTCCATACAGCTCTCGATTACACTCTAACTCATCCAATAATAGGGGCAATAGTTATTCATCTCGTTCGGGTGGTCATATGTACGAGTCTGAAGGTGCACCCTATACTGAAAATTTTCAACCCTCTTTTGAAGACCTGGTGTTTCGAATACTTTGCCCGAATGATAGGGTTAATAGTGTGGTTGGCGAGTCCAGTGGAATCATGGATCTTCTTCAAAATGAAATTGGTGTGGATGTTAAGGTTTCTGAGCCGATTGATGGTTTTGATGAGCGCATAATTACTGTTTCATCTGATGAG GGGCCTGATGATGAACTATTTCCAGCTCAGGAAGCGTTGTTGCATATTCAGACTCGTATTGTGGATTTAGTTCCAGACAAAGATAATTTTGTCACTACAAGGTTGCTTATCGCATCCAGTGATATCGGATGCTTAAACGAAGGAGATGGAGCATTATCTGAGCTAAAGAAATTAACTGGTGCAGACGTAGAAGTCCTGCCTAGGGACAAAGTTCCATCATTCATATCAAGCTCCGACGAGCTGGTTCAG ATTGTGGGAGAGATTAAAGTAGCTCGTGAAGCTCTTGTTGAGGTGACTGCTAGACTAAGAAGCTATATGTACAAGGAGTTCCTCCAGCGGGATATGCGTCCCCCACCCGAACCAACTCCAGGTTCATATGGAAATGGGCCTTCTGTTCCTGAATCGGCTGGAAACAATCATGGTCCAGCCTATGACTCATTGGCTATTGATTCTCCGGCCGTTAAATCTCAAAATGTGCAAAGTACTGCTGCTCCAGTACCTAATAAG GATGCTGGATTATCAAGCAGCGAAACATCAAAACCGAATGAAAGTGATCGTCGTGATGATAGCGTCAACAGTCGCCGTGAAGATACAGCAACCAGCTTGAATAG TGGCAGGATCCAGGTGCCGATGGTCACTAGGAGCACTCTGGAAGTCGTTATTCCAGAATATGCTGTTACAAGGCTTATGGGGAAATCCAAAAATAAACTCGCTCAAATTAGTGAG TTATCTGGCGCCAATGTAACTCTGGTAGACGATGGACCTGAAACCGAGAAGGTCATCAGGATAAGAGGCACTCCTGAACAGGCAGAGAAAGCCCAGAGCTTGCTCCAAGGCTTTTTCTTGAGTA TTCAAGAAGACAATTGA
- the LOC130806617 gene encoding protein PLASTID TRANSCRIPTIONALLY ACTIVE 7 isoform X1 encodes MDGSQSYLWTTPRSISTQCSSHHATISILSSFQFIIAIIFFHSKKFEVQSVNLRPLSFSIRSQDSSRSRSHRQSGRQVWRRRKLTKKDQYMEAKLERIPFLEEQIRKVTEGGGVLAGDLDRLLKSEDNRFAFVNEIAAEATAYVENNRDEYGDKKAILHVLSNRMNDAGFARSEAYMETDPFKPGPTYLKEEFT; translated from the exons ATGGATGGATCACAATCTTATCTATGGACTACGCCAAGAAGTATCAGCACTCAGTGCAGTAGTCACCATGCCACTATCTCTATCCTCTCCTCTTTTCAATTCATCATCGCCATTATCTTCTTCCACAGTAAG aaatttgaagTCCAATCAGTAAATTTGAGGCCTTTGAGCTTCTCTATTAGGTCTCAG GATTCATCGAGATCAAGAAGTCATAGGCAAAGTGGTCGGCAAGTATGGCGGCGCAGAAAATTG ACAAAGAAAGATCAGTACATGGAAGCCAAACTAGAGAGAATCCCTTTCCTAGAGGAGCAGATACGGAAGGTTACTGAAGGCGGAGGGGTCTTGGCAGGGGACTTAGATCGATTATTGAAGTCAGAGGATAACCGATTTGCATTTGTGAATGAGATAGCAGCTGAGGCCACAGCCTATGTTGAAAATAATCGAGATGAGTACGGGGATAAAAAGGCGATCCTTCATGTGCTGAGTAACCGTATGAATGATGCTGGATTTGCTCGCTCTGAAGCTTATATGGAGACTGACCCGTTTAAGCCTGGTCCTACTTACCTCAAGGAAGAGTTTACTTGA
- the LOC130806617 gene encoding protein PLASTID TRANSCRIPTIONALLY ACTIVE 7 isoform X2, giving the protein MDHNLIYGLRQEVSALSAVVTMPLSLSSPLFNSSSPLSSSTKFEVQSVNLRPLSFSIRSQDSSRSRSHRQSGRQVWRRRKLTKKDQYMEAKLERIPFLEEQIRKVTEGGGVLAGDLDRLLKSEDNRFAFVNEIAAEATAYVENNRDEYGDKKAILHVLSNRMNDAGFARSEAYMETDPFKPGPTYLKEEFT; this is encoded by the exons ATGGATCACAATCTTATCTATGGACTACGCCAAGAAGTATCAGCACTCAGTGCAGTAGTCACCATGCCACTATCTCTATCCTCTCCTCTTTTCAATTCATCATCGCCATTATCTTCTTCCACA aaatttgaagTCCAATCAGTAAATTTGAGGCCTTTGAGCTTCTCTATTAGGTCTCAG GATTCATCGAGATCAAGAAGTCATAGGCAAAGTGGTCGGCAAGTATGGCGGCGCAGAAAATTG ACAAAGAAAGATCAGTACATGGAAGCCAAACTAGAGAGAATCCCTTTCCTAGAGGAGCAGATACGGAAGGTTACTGAAGGCGGAGGGGTCTTGGCAGGGGACTTAGATCGATTATTGAAGTCAGAGGATAACCGATTTGCATTTGTGAATGAGATAGCAGCTGAGGCCACAGCCTATGTTGAAAATAATCGAGATGAGTACGGGGATAAAAAGGCGATCCTTCATGTGCTGAGTAACCGTATGAATGATGCTGGATTTGCTCGCTCTGAAGCTTATATGGAGACTGACCCGTTTAAGCCTGGTCCTACTTACCTCAAGGAAGAGTTTACTTGA